The following proteins come from a genomic window of Alphaproteobacteria bacterium:
- a CDS encoding exodeoxyribonuclease VII large subunit, with protein MAEDDKDILSIKEIATLIKNCVEINFSNVKIQGEISGYKQHTSGHHYFALKDQDAVLDAICWRGTQLAIPLQEGQEVVAIGRITTYPMRSKYQIIVEQILPKGEGALQALLKERTAYYKKLGYFERKRPLPKFPQTVGVVTSETGAVIRDILHRISDRFPIRVILWPVTVQGPGAKEEVAKAIHGFNALDHKPDVLIVGRGGGSLEDLWAFNEPEVLEAAFKSDIPIVSAVGHETDVTLLDYVADKRAPTPTGAAEMVVPSRLDLLQDLGQWNNRLLLTITNQLKHKFMHVKMIKVLSPEKIVENWQMRLDDLSERLELAVKTAFDAKQGMKIKMLYDTIYFKVTSLIDRKKQNFTMFGTILEQNSVNKTLKRGFCIPTLSDGHVARYEDLKKDDQIELKFYEGLKKAVIS; from the coding sequence ATGGCTGAAGACGATAAAGATATTTTATCTATCAAAGAAATTGCAACCTTGATTAAAAATTGCGTTGAAATAAATTTTTCAAATGTGAAGATTCAAGGAGAAATCTCGGGATATAAGCAGCATACGTCAGGGCATCATTATTTTGCGCTAAAAGATCAAGACGCGGTATTAGATGCAATTTGCTGGCGAGGAACGCAGTTGGCAATTCCTTTGCAAGAAGGGCAGGAAGTTGTAGCAATTGGGCGCATCACAACATATCCTATGCGTTCAAAGTATCAGATTATTGTGGAGCAGATCTTACCAAAAGGCGAAGGTGCTTTGCAGGCGTTACTGAAAGAACGAACAGCATATTATAAGAAGCTTGGATATTTTGAGCGCAAAAGACCGTTACCAAAGTTTCCTCAAACTGTTGGTGTTGTGACATCTGAGACAGGGGCGGTGATACGAGATATTTTGCACCGCATTTCTGATCGTTTTCCTATACGAGTGATATTATGGCCAGTTACAGTGCAAGGCCCTGGAGCTAAAGAAGAGGTCGCTAAAGCGATTCACGGCTTTAATGCATTAGATCATAAGCCTGATGTACTCATTGTTGGTCGTGGTGGCGGAAGTTTAGAAGATTTATGGGCATTCAATGAGCCAGAGGTCCTTGAGGCAGCTTTTAAAAGTGATATTCCAATTGTATCAGCAGTTGGACATGAAACAGATGTAACTCTGTTGGATTATGTGGCTGACAAGCGCGCACCTACACCAACAGGTGCTGCGGAAATGGTTGTACCGTCTAGATTGGATCTTTTGCAAGATTTAGGGCAGTGGAACAACCGTTTGTTATTAACTATAACGAATCAGCTAAAGCATAAGTTTATGCATGTTAAAATGATCAAAGTATTATCACCAGAGAAGATCGTAGAAAATTGGCAAATGCGTTTGGATGATTTGTCTGAAAGACTTGAGTTAGCTGTGAAAACGGCTTTTGATGCGAAGCAAGGTATGAAGATTAAAATGCTATACGACACAATCTATTTCAAAGTTACAAGCTTGATAGACAGAAAAAAACAGAATTTTACTATGTTTGGAACAATTTTAGAGCAAAATTCTGTAAATAAAACGCTTAAGCGAGGGTTTTGCATTCCAACATTATCAGATGGACATGTTGCGCGTTATGAGGATTTGAAAAAAGATGATCAAATTGAGTTGAAATTCTATGAAGGTCTCAAAAAAGCTGTTATTTCATGA
- a CDS encoding cyclase family protein: MLNGYRVICLTHKLNSGIPSWDMSCDFHSHKIQDYDACETETKFCVQKINMPAGIGTHIDAPAHCMKEGLTVDQLSLDDLMTQCVMIDVSSQAHENFKATIQDVESFETQYGIIPKNSFVIFYTGWSKHWSVPQKYRNNLTFPSVSAEVAYFLVKRGVAGIGIDTLSPDRPKDGFKVHEIILGAGKYIIENIANADQLPPINAYSIALPIHFEGGTEAPIRLIAFIPKK, translated from the coding sequence ATGCTTAATGGTTATCGAGTGATATGTTTAACACATAAACTGAATTCTGGCATTCCATCATGGGATATGAGTTGTGATTTTCATAGTCACAAAATTCAGGATTATGATGCATGTGAGACAGAAACCAAGTTTTGTGTTCAGAAAATCAATATGCCAGCAGGAATAGGTACGCACATTGATGCGCCTGCACATTGTATGAAGGAAGGTTTAACTGTTGATCAGTTATCGTTAGATGATTTGATGACACAGTGTGTTATGATTGACGTTTCTAGTCAGGCTCATGAGAATTTTAAAGCTACGATTCAAGATGTTGAAAGTTTTGAAACACAATATGGTATTATTCCAAAAAACAGTTTTGTGATTTTTTACACAGGGTGGTCAAAGCATTGGAGCGTGCCTCAAAAGTACAGAAATAACCTTACATTTCCTAGCGTAAGCGCTGAGGTTGCATATTTTTTGGTTAAGAGGGGAGTTGCAGGTATTGGTATAGATACATTAAGTCCTGATCGTCCAAAAGATGGTTTTAAGGTGCATGAGATTATTTTAGGCGCTGGAAAGTATATCATTGAGAATATTGCCAATGCTGATCAATTACCACCTATTAATGCTTACAGTATTGCTTTACCTATCCATTTTGAAGGAGGAACAGAAGCCCCAATTAGGTTAATTGCCTTTATTCCGAAAAAATAA
- a CDS encoding sigma-70 family RNA polymerase sigma factor, whose product MYQKHFKCQILPHELELKLWTDYSYDERVKILIESHLKLIFKIARGYKNTEIPFEDLVQEGIIGLIKASEKYEPQKDKRFCVYAKMWIQGTIQNYIMTNWSIVKNASAGQKKMFQETPKPNNPQATFVLKKDYSLDEPSADYLSMSSQNSEAFEDAYFEKDNEESLNIILKKVMKVLTPEERKVILSKFYEKRIYDNLKPAQIHKLEVSAMRKMHFYFREHVDLLRQIALLR is encoded by the coding sequence ATGTATCAAAAACATTTTAAGTGCCAAATTTTACCACATGAATTAGAATTAAAACTTTGGACGGATTATTCATATGACGAGCGTGTTAAAATTCTTATAGAAAGTCATTTGAAGTTAATTTTTAAAATTGCACGCGGATATAAAAATACAGAAATTCCTTTTGAAGACTTGGTTCAAGAAGGGATCATTGGCTTAATTAAAGCTTCAGAAAAATATGAGCCGCAAAAGGACAAGCGTTTTTGTGTGTATGCAAAAATGTGGATTCAAGGAACGATTCAAAATTATATCATGACCAATTGGTCTATTGTGAAAAATGCATCTGCAGGACAGAAAAAAATGTTTCAAGAAACGCCAAAACCAAATAATCCACAAGCGACTTTTGTTTTAAAAAAGGATTATTCTTTGGATGAGCCAAGTGCAGATTATTTAAGCATGTCATCACAAAATTCAGAAGCCTTTGAGGATGCGTATTTTGAGAAAGATAATGAAGAGTCGTTAAATATTATTTTAAAAAAGGTCATGAAGGTTTTAACGCCAGAAGAAAGAAAGGTTATTTTGTCCAAGTTTTATGAAAAGAGAATATATGACAACTTAAAACCAGCCCAGATACATAAATTGGAAGTCTCAGCTATGCGAAAGATGCACTTTTATTTTCGAGAGCATGTGGATTTGCTACGTCAGATTGCGCTATTGCGTTAA
- the xseB gene encoding exodeoxyribonuclease VII small subunit, translated as MNFEESLKRLEEVARKLEAGNISLDESVKLFEEGSKLKKHCETLLKEAQLKVEKIIENPDGSISVKEE; from the coding sequence ATGAATTTTGAAGAATCTCTAAAACGACTTGAAGAAGTGGCGCGAAAATTAGAAGCAGGAAATATCTCTTTGGATGAGTCTGTAAAATTGTTTGAAGAAGGATCTAAATTAAAAAAACACTGCGAAACTTTACTTAAAGAAGCGCAGCTTAAAGTTGAGAAAATTATCGAAAACCCAGATGGGAGTATTTCTGTTAAAGAAGAGTAG
- a CDS encoding CarD family transcriptional regulator — protein MEKHKYKVGDFIVYPVHGVGEITAIEECTFDTITATFLVIKIAYEKLTLKIPLKNADKLGVRPLFNKKQINEIEDVLKRRVRMRRMMWSRRAQEYETKINSGDPVLIAEVVRELYKKNDYDQSYSERQIYQTALSRLAKEFAIVKSMKEDAAYEYIRDILEAA, from the coding sequence ATGGAAAAGCATAAATATAAGGTTGGGGATTTTATTGTATACCCTGTACATGGCGTTGGAGAAATCACTGCAATTGAAGAGTGTACATTTGATACAATCACGGCTACATTTCTTGTAATTAAAATTGCATATGAAAAATTAACCTTAAAAATACCCTTGAAAAATGCAGATAAACTAGGCGTTAGACCGCTATTCAATAAAAAACAAATTAATGAAATTGAAGATGTGTTAAAAAGACGTGTTCGCATGCGCCGCATGATGTGGAGCCGCAGAGCGCAAGAGTATGAAACAAAAATCAATTCAGGAGATCCTGTGCTTATTGCTGAAGTTGTGCGTGAACTTTATAAGAAAAACGACTACGATCAATCTTACAGTGAGAGACAAATTTACCAAACAGCTCTTTCAAGATTGGCAAAAGAATTTGCTATTGTAAAATCTATGAAAGAAGATGCAGCGTACGAATATATCCGCGATATTTTAGAGGCTGCTTAA
- a CDS encoding M23 family metallopeptidase produces MRQKYLPFFVIFGIISGGVFEYASRHFATTRPKDVENITVKPALLPQEEFVTTPVDLVTSKTISVKGPRHLRNALYFFTPQQVKEFTRFLSKMNVNPREGHKLFFSVKQHGEDMQVETLHYYLKDYYLDIKIKDKKFTASKAMLKREMKCISGYVVNSFYNSAVHIGTPSSVIAECVSGLKQNHTTFKKGSPFKIIYDVVKMPNGYETRPSLRYIECQMKGAPLKLYYFEQKSGYKGFFDEKGVLFRQNSFQRPLKSRVARISSGFGWRIHPITGLRTFHKGIDYNISRGSDIIAAAPGRVIFASWNGGYGRVVDIAHGNGYITRYAHMSKILVKRGQFVDTHATIGKVGSSGLATGAHLHFEIRKNNQPLDPKKEVYLLRPRLYGVDYKNFSHLKRMIHESIHA; encoded by the coding sequence ATGCGACAAAAGTACCTACCATTCTTTGTAATTTTTGGCATTATCTCAGGTGGAGTTTTTGAATATGCCTCAAGACATTTCGCCACAACACGACCGAAAGATGTGGAAAATATTACTGTAAAGCCAGCGTTGTTACCGCAAGAAGAGTTTGTAACAACACCTGTAGATTTGGTGACATCAAAAACCATCTCAGTGAAAGGTCCGAGACATCTTAGAAATGCTCTATATTTTTTCACACCTCAACAAGTTAAAGAATTTACGCGCTTTCTCAGCAAAATGAATGTTAATCCTAGAGAAGGGCATAAGCTGTTTTTCTCAGTGAAACAACATGGTGAAGATATGCAGGTTGAGACACTGCACTATTACCTCAAAGATTACTACTTAGATATAAAAATAAAGGACAAAAAATTCACTGCTTCAAAAGCGATGCTAAAACGAGAAATGAAGTGCATATCTGGCTACGTTGTAAATTCATTTTACAACTCAGCTGTTCACATTGGCACACCTTCATCTGTCATCGCAGAATGCGTCTCTGGCCTTAAGCAAAATCACACAACTTTCAAAAAAGGCTCTCCATTTAAAATTATTTACGATGTGGTCAAAATGCCAAACGGGTATGAAACACGTCCATCTTTGCGATATATTGAGTGCCAGATGAAAGGCGCACCCTTAAAGCTCTATTACTTTGAGCAAAAATCAGGCTATAAAGGTTTTTTTGATGAAAAAGGTGTATTATTCAGACAAAATAGCTTTCAAAGGCCTTTAAAATCTCGCGTTGCACGCATCAGCTCAGGATTTGGTTGGCGCATCCACCCTATTACAGGCTTGCGTACGTTCCATAAGGGTATTGATTACAATATCTCTAGAGGATCTGATATTATCGCTGCTGCACCAGGTCGCGTCATCTTTGCCTCTTGGAATGGCGGATATGGGCGTGTTGTTGATATTGCGCATGGAAATGGTTACATCACACGTTATGCGCATATGAGCAAAATTCTGGTTAAAAGAGGTCAATTTGTAGACACACACGCAACTATTGGAAAAGTTGGGAGCTCTGGTTTAGCAACAGGCGCGCATTTACACTTTGAAATTCGGAAAAATAACCAACCTCTTGATCCAAAAAAAGAAGTTTACTTGCTACGTCCCAGGCTCTATGGTGTAGATTATAAGAACTTCTCTCACTTAAAACGCATGATACATGAAAGTATACATGCTTGA
- the ffh gene encoding signal recognition particle protein: MFDTFSQKISKLFDKITKRGLLTQESVNTALREIRIALLEADVALPVIKTFLKAVGDKAVDQKIIKSVSASDMMIKIIHDELVHTLGKKNKPIKKGNILLVGLQGAGKTTTAGKLAHRLSKNTLLVSLDVYRPAAQEQLKQVGEQHGFEVFPIGQTNIKEIYKSALQYSKAKKFDYVIFDTAGRLHIDDEMMEELKIIEKEINPAETLLVVDSMIGQDAANMAKTFKDNIGLTGIILTRTDGDAKGGAALSMNIITDCPIRYIGTGEKIDALEEFDPERIASRILDMGDIVSLVEQAEKFADDAENEKVSKNLEKGKFDLDDMMTYLKQMDSMGGLGSLMKMMPGAMAQGQLQGQSIDDKLLKKQVAIICSMTPKERKNYKILGGSRKKRIAQGAGVTAADVNKLVKQYEHVRQMMKQFGLFGKSENSGALGGLKSMFGL; encoded by the coding sequence ATGTTTGACACTTTCTCGCAAAAAATTAGTAAGCTGTTTGACAAGATAACAAAACGCGGCCTTCTTACACAAGAAAGTGTGAATACAGCGCTCAGAGAAATACGTATTGCCCTGTTGGAAGCCGATGTTGCCTTACCCGTCATTAAAACTTTCTTAAAAGCGGTTGGCGATAAAGCTGTTGATCAAAAGATTATCAAAAGCGTTTCCGCTTCAGATATGATGATCAAAATCATTCATGATGAGCTTGTTCATACATTAGGTAAAAAAAATAAACCTATTAAGAAAGGTAATATTCTACTTGTAGGCCTACAAGGCGCAGGCAAAACAACTACAGCAGGTAAATTAGCTCATCGTTTAAGTAAAAATACCTTACTTGTTTCTCTCGACGTATACCGTCCTGCCGCACAAGAACAGTTGAAACAAGTTGGCGAACAACATGGATTTGAGGTCTTTCCAATTGGTCAGACTAATATCAAAGAGATCTACAAAAGCGCACTACAGTATAGTAAAGCCAAAAAATTTGATTATGTTATTTTTGACACCGCAGGCCGTCTACATATTGATGACGAAATGATGGAAGAATTAAAAATAATTGAAAAAGAGATTAATCCGGCTGAAACACTTCTGGTTGTTGACTCTATGATTGGTCAAGACGCAGCGAATATGGCTAAAACATTCAAGGATAACATTGGATTGACAGGTATAATTCTTACACGTACGGATGGTGATGCTAAGGGTGGTGCGGCACTATCTATGAATATCATCACAGATTGCCCAATTCGTTATATTGGAACTGGTGAAAAAATCGATGCCCTGGAAGAGTTTGATCCTGAGCGCATTGCATCGCGCATTCTCGATATGGGAGACATTGTTAGCCTTGTAGAACAAGCAGAAAAATTCGCTGACGATGCAGAAAATGAGAAAGTCTCTAAAAATCTAGAGAAAGGTAAATTCGATCTTGATGATATGATGACTTACCTCAAACAAATGGATTCTATGGGCGGATTGGGATCGCTTATGAAAATGATGCCAGGTGCGATGGCACAAGGACAATTGCAAGGCCAGTCGATAGATGATAAACTTTTAAAAAAGCAAGTTGCAATTATTTGCTCGATGACCCCCAAAGAGCGTAAAAATTACAAAATTTTGGGTGGATCCAGAAAGAAAAGAATTGCGCAAGGCGCAGGTGTCACAGCAGCTGATGTAAACAAGCTGGTTAAACAATATGAACATGTTCGTCAAATGATGAAACAGTTTGGGTTGTTTGGCAAAAGTGAAAACAGCGGCGCTTTAGGCGGCTTAAAAAGTATGTTTGGACTGTAA
- the rpsP gene encoding 30S ribosomal protein S16 yields the protein MALKIRLTRGGAKKKPFYRIVVAENTSPRDGKFVERIGTYNPMVGKDHKERYVIKEDRAKHWMSVGAKPTERVAKIFGQLKISDAPEIPERPKKSQPKGKK from the coding sequence ATGGCACTAAAAATTCGTTTAACACGAGGTGGCGCAAAAAAGAAACCATTTTACCGCATCGTTGTGGCAGAAAACACAAGCCCACGTGATGGTAAATTCGTAGAGCGTATTGGAACGTACAACCCAATGGTTGGTAAAGATCACAAAGAGCGCTATGTAATTAAGGAAGATCGCGCAAAGCACTGGATGTCTGTAGGTGCAAAACCAACAGAGCGTGTAGCGAAGATCTTTGGTCAACTTAAAATTTCAGATGCGCCAGAAATTCCTGAGCGCCCAAAAAAATCTCAACCTAAAGGGAAAAAATAA
- the iscX gene encoding Fe-S cluster assembly protein IscX, with the protein MKWTEIEDIAILLDEKFPEVDILSIRFTDLWQWVQDLPGFEDDPQKSNERILEAIQMAWLEERKYNEQA; encoded by the coding sequence ATGAAGTGGACAGAAATTGAAGATATCGCCATTTTGCTGGATGAGAAATTTCCTGAGGTTGACATTCTTAGTATCCGCTTTACAGACCTGTGGCAATGGGTGCAAGATCTTCCTGGTTTTGAAGATGACCCTCAAAAATCCAATGAACGTATTTTAGAAGCTATTCAAATGGCATGGCTAGAAGAGCGAAAATACAATGAGCAAGCTTAG